In Shewanella sp. MR-4, the genomic stretch TAAAGGCCGTGGTTGCCGCTGGGCAATTCCGAGAAGATCTCTATTATCGCATTAACGTGTTTCCACTGACGTGGCCTGCACTGAATCAACGCCCTGCGGATATTTTGCCACTAGCTCGGCATTTACTTGCGAAACACGCAAAGGCGCTAAATGTGCTTGATTTACCTGAGTTTGATGAGGCAGCTTGTCGTCGTTTACTCAGTCACCGCTGGCCAGGTAATGTGCGCGAGTTGGATAACGTGGTGCAACGCGCGTTAATTTTACGTGCTGGGGCTGTGATTACCGCCAACGATATTATTATCGATGCCCAAGATGTGCCTCTGTTATCCGATGACGCCGAATATGTCAATGAGCCGGAAGGTTTAGGTGAGGAGTTGAAGGCGCAGGAACATGTGATCATTCTCGAAACTTTAGCGCAATGCCAAGGTAGTCGTAAGTTGGTTGCCGAAAAACTTGGGATCAGTGCGCGCACCTTAAGATATAAGATGGCCAGAATGCGCGATATGGGGATTCAATTGCCCAACTAATTTGTGTTTTGTACCTTGTCTAAAGCCATTGCCACTGGGTTACCCTGTGGCAATTTCATGTCTGACGATTTCTTCACTTCTTTTTAGCACGGCAAAGTGAAAACTTGGCCATGCTTTTGCATATCCTGTTTATCTAGAGAGTTTAATCGTCAATAACTCGACGATGGGGAGCACGACATGCAAATTGGCACAAATTCATTACTGCAAGAAATGCAGTCACTTAAAGGTGAAATCGCACCTTCTTTTGGGATTTCACCCAATAACATTGTGCAGCAAGTGAATAACACCAGCGGTGCTGACTTTGGACAACTCCTCTCCCAAGCCATTGGCAATGTCAGTGGTTTGCAGTCAACCTCATCGA encodes the following:
- the fliE gene encoding flagellar hook-basal body complex protein FliE, translated to MQIGTNSLLQEMQSLKGEIAPSFGISPNNIVQQVNNTSGADFGQLLSQAIGNVSGLQSTSSNLATRLEMGDTTVSLSDTVIAREKASVAFEATVQVRNKLVEAYKEIMSMPV